In Paenibacillus sp. FSL R7-0345, a single window of DNA contains:
- a CDS encoding MFS transporter, with amino-acid sequence MSGKVTGRVHISLASPFILEMWVIIFLVEFVKGSLLVALLPVYMENILGLSVTVVGFSFALQYLGDNLFRSPFGWVMERIGYRWTMTGALVLIILAVGMIIYAKNAAALSAACLILGIGTSPLWPCTMTGITELAGSTESGSSGAAMGAVEMASLAGTGIGPIVVNFMMDHGGQSYRTVFLVLMGCAALVAAVALLLPSRIAGHAPRAVQSMNGEAGAAARRPFQPLQSLKRTMRQVRTSLKVSRLLFPALFLQAFAIGLMTPVVTLFARSELHVTPNQFSLLLIAGGGITVLTLIPAGKLVDRIGTTVFLNIGFLLAACSLAFFSQVRWLPLAFVAVALVGISYALILPAWNAFVAKQVPAGERGTVWGLFLTLQGSGMVAGPVLSGRLWDSVSHSAPFLASAVVMVLLAGLHLLIVRRTRLKHSAG; translated from the coding sequence ATGTCTGGCAAAGTTACAGGGCGTGTGCATATCAGTCTGGCTTCGCCGTTTATTCTTGAAATGTGGGTGATCATTTTTCTGGTAGAGTTTGTAAAAGGATCCCTGCTCGTTGCACTGCTTCCGGTGTATATGGAGAATATCCTCGGCCTGTCTGTAACGGTGGTCGGTTTCTCCTTTGCTCTGCAGTACCTGGGAGACAACCTCTTCCGCAGTCCGTTCGGCTGGGTGATGGAGCGGATCGGATACCGCTGGACGATGACCGGGGCGCTCGTACTGATTATTCTTGCTGTCGGCATGATTATCTATGCCAAGAATGCAGCCGCGCTGTCAGCCGCCTGCCTGATTCTCGGCATCGGAACCTCCCCGCTCTGGCCGTGCACGATGACCGGCATAACCGAGCTTGCCGGCTCTACAGAGAGCGGCAGCAGCGGCGCGGCCATGGGCGCCGTAGAGATGGCTTCACTGGCCGGAACGGGCATTGGACCCATCGTCGTCAATTTTATGATGGATCACGGGGGGCAGAGCTACCGGACGGTATTCCTTGTCCTTATGGGCTGTGCAGCCCTCGTTGCTGCTGTCGCGCTGCTGCTGCCGTCGAGAATCGCCGGACATGCGCCGCGGGCCGTGCAGAGCATGAATGGTGAGGCCGGGGCTGCGGCCCGGCGGCCGTTTCAGCCGCTGCAGAGCCTGAAGCGTACGATGCGGCAGGTCAGAACCTCGCTGAAGGTCAGCCGGCTGTTGTTCCCGGCCCTGTTCTTGCAGGCTTTTGCAATCGGGTTGATGACGCCTGTGGTAACGCTGTTCGCCCGCAGCGAGCTGCATGTGACGCCGAACCAGTTCAGCCTGCTGCTGATCGCCGGAGGCGGGATAACGGTGCTTACGCTCATTCCGGCAGGCAAGCTGGTGGACCGGATCGGAACCACCGTTTTCCTGAACATCGGCTTCCTTCTTGCTGCCTGCTCACTGGCCTTTTTCTCCCAGGTGCGCTGGCTGCCGCTGGCCTTCGTTGCTGTTGCGCTTGTCGGCATCAGCTATGCGCTGATCCTGCCGGCCTGGAACGCTTTTGTGGCCAAGCAGGTGCCAGCCGGGGAGCGTGGAACAGTGTGGGGCCTGTTCCTGACCCTGCAGGGCTCCGGGATGGTTGCCGGCCCCGTGCTGTCGGGCAGATTGTGGGATTCCGTCAGCCACAGCGCACCCTTCCTGGCAAGTGCTGTTGTAATGGTGCTGCTGGCCGGTCTGCATCTGCTGATCGTCCGCCGGACCAGGCTCAAGCACAGCGCCGGCTGA
- the gndA gene encoding NADP-dependent phosphogluconate dehydrogenase, giving the protein MAKQQIGVIGLAVMGKNLALNIESRGFSVSVFNRSPEKTHDLIAEAEGKNLVGTFSVEEFVQSLEVPRKILIMVQAGKATDATIEQLLPYLDQGDIIIDGGNAYFPDTVRRSKELEDKGFRFIGTGVSGGEEGALKGPSIMPGGQESAYKLVEPILTAISAKVDGEPCCTYIGPDGAGHYVKMVHNGIEYGDMQLICEAYQLLKDVLGLDAKELHSIFKDWNSGELDSYLIEITTDIFAQYDEETGKPMVDVILDSAGQKGTGKWTSQSSLDLGVPLSMITESVFSRFLSAMKEERVAASKVLSGPEVEPFQGDKAEFIENVRKALFASKIVSYAQGFAQLRVASDEYGWDLKYGSLAKIWRGGCIIRSRFLQNITDAYETNPDLKNLLLDPFFKDIMSSYQAAWRKVVSAAVAQGVPVPGFSSALAYYDSYRTERLPANLLQAQRDYFGAHTFKRVDKEGVFHHNWINE; this is encoded by the coding sequence ATGGCAAAACAACAAATCGGCGTTATTGGCTTGGCGGTAATGGGTAAAAATTTGGCTCTTAACATCGAGAGCAGAGGCTTCAGTGTATCCGTATTTAACCGTTCCCCGGAGAAGACTCACGACCTGATCGCTGAGGCGGAAGGCAAGAACCTGGTGGGTACCTTCTCTGTTGAAGAGTTCGTACAATCACTTGAGGTGCCGCGCAAAATTCTGATCATGGTACAAGCAGGTAAAGCTACCGACGCTACAATCGAGCAGCTTTTGCCATATCTCGACCAGGGCGACATCATTATCGACGGCGGTAACGCATACTTCCCTGATACCGTACGCCGCAGTAAAGAGCTTGAAGATAAAGGCTTCCGCTTCATCGGCACCGGCGTATCCGGTGGTGAAGAAGGCGCACTTAAAGGACCTTCCATCATGCCGGGCGGACAGGAAAGCGCCTATAAGCTGGTTGAACCTATTCTTACGGCAATTTCGGCCAAAGTGGACGGAGAGCCTTGCTGTACATATATTGGACCGGACGGTGCCGGACACTACGTTAAAATGGTGCACAACGGTATCGAGTACGGCGACATGCAGCTGATCTGCGAAGCCTACCAGCTGCTGAAGGATGTTCTTGGCCTGGATGCCAAAGAACTGCACAGCATTTTCAAAGATTGGAACAGCGGTGAGCTGGACAGCTATTTGATTGAGATCACTACTGATATCTTTGCCCAGTACGATGAAGAAACCGGTAAACCGATGGTTGACGTGATCCTCGATTCCGCCGGCCAAAAGGGAACAGGCAAATGGACAAGCCAGAGCTCGCTCGACCTGGGTGTGCCGCTGTCCATGATCACTGAGTCCGTATTCTCCCGCTTCCTGTCTGCCATGAAGGAAGAGCGCGTAGCAGCCAGCAAAGTGCTGAGCGGACCTGAAGTGGAGCCGTTCCAGGGTGACAAGGCAGAATTCATCGAGAACGTGCGCAAGGCACTGTTTGCCAGTAAAATCGTATCCTACGCACAAGGCTTCGCACAGCTTCGCGTAGCTTCCGACGAATACGGCTGGGATTTGAAATACGGCAGCCTGGCTAAAATCTGGCGCGGCGGCTGCATCATCCGTTCCCGCTTCCTGCAGAACATTACAGATGCCTACGAAACCAATCCGGACCTGAAGAACCTGCTGCTTGATCCTTTCTTCAAGGACATCATGAGCTCCTACCAGGCTGCTTGGCGTAAAGTGGTATCTGCAGCTGTGGCACAAGGCGTTCCTGTACCAGGCTTCTCCAGTGCCCTTGCTTACTATGACAGCTACCGCACAGAGCGTTTGCCTGCGAACCTGCTTCAGGCACAGCGCGACTACTTCGGCGCCCATACCTTCAAACGTGTGGACAAGGAAGGCGTCTTCCACCACAACTGGATTAACGAATAG